Proteins from one Gossypium raimondii isolate GPD5lz chromosome 8, ASM2569854v1, whole genome shotgun sequence genomic window:
- the LOC105793603 gene encoding hevamine-A, whose product MFTKTKPISNLLVSFLVLAALIEVSHAGGIAIYWGQSGSETTLNQTCNTGRYKYVNIAFLNKFGSRRTPGLNLAGHCNPANGGCRVASSEIKHCQSKGIKVMLSIGGGIGQYSLASKADAKRVAAYLYNNFLGGRSASRPLGSAVLNGIDFDIELGSTKYWADLARYLAAYSKPGKKVYLSAAPQCPIPDKFLGSALSTGLFDYVWVQFYNNPPCQYSPGNTSKILASWKRWVRMKSIKKLFLGLPAARAAAGSGYIPPDVLTSKIIPEIRKSSKYGGVMLWNRYYDRVNGYSAAIKSKV is encoded by the coding sequence ATGttcacaaaaacaaaacccataTCTAATCTTCTTGTCTCCTTCCTGGTCCTGGCAGCCCTGATTGAGGTCTCCCATGCTGGTGGGATCGCAATCTATTGGGGTCAGAGCGGCTCCGAGACAACCTTAAACCAAACTTGTAACACTGGCCGCTACAAATACGTTAACATAGCCTTCCTCAATAAGTTTGGCAGCCGACGAACCCCCGGGCTCAACCTCGCAGGCCATTGCAACCCAGCAAATGGTGGTTGTAGGGTTGCAAGTTCAGAAATCAAACACTGCCAAAGCAAAGGCATCAAGGTAATGCTCTCCATTGGTGGTGGCATTGGCCAGTACTCTCTGGCTTCTAAAGCCGATGCCAAGAGGGTAGCCGCTTATCTATACAACAACTTCTTGGGTGGAAGATCAGCTTCCCGGCCATTAGGAAGTGCCGTGTTGAATGGTATAGACTTCGACATAGAGCTCGGCTCCACTAAATACTGGGCTGATCTTGCACGCTACTTGGCTGCATATAGCAAGCCTGGGAAAAAGGTTTACCTATCGGCTGCTCCTCAGTGTCCCATCCCAGATAAATTCTTAGGGTCTGCACTTAGTACTGGACTCTTCGATTATGTTTGGGTTCAGTTTTATAACAATCCCCCATGCCAATACAGTCCGGGTAACACAAGCAAGATTCTAGCTTCATGGAAACGGTGGGTTAGGATGAAGTCGATAAAGAAGTTGTTTTTAGGGTTGCCCGCAGCCAGGGCGGCAGCTGGAAGTGGGTATATTCCACCTGATGTCTTAACCTCTAAAATAATTCCAGAGATCAGGAAATCATCAAAGTATGGAGGTGTTATGCTTTGGAACAGATACTATGATAGGGTCAATGGCTACAGTGCTGCCATTAAAAGCAAGGTATAA
- the LOC105791143 gene encoding uncharacterized protein LOC105791143: MVNFRELIMWRTTFRHAKRDRRICDAYVMCKEKTEDEVISTFLQLISSQASPGLHVIHIAAEMAPVAKGVHTPGGNKLLTKCDSNLISVCCSTNHDVVFCNGGEFFM, translated from the exons ATGGTTAATTTCCGG GAATTGATAATGTGGAGGACTACGTTTCG aCATGCTAAGAGGGATCGACGCATTTGTGATGCATATGTGATGTGCAAAGAAAAGACAGAGGATGAAGTTATATCTACATTTCTCCAGCTGATATCATCACAAGCTAG TCCAGGGTTGCATGTCATTCATATTGCTGCTGAGATGGCACCAGTTGCTAAG GGAGTTCATACACCGGGTGGTAACAAGTTACTTACCAAGTGTGATTCTAATCTTATTTCTGTATGCTGTTCCACCAACCATGATGTTGTTTTCTGCAATGGAGGGGAATTTTTCATGTAG